In the Candidatus Polarisedimenticolaceae bacterium genome, GTGAAGAACGTGCCTTCGTCGACGTTCCAGGCGCGGATGAAGATCCAGTCCACGTCGGCGCCGAAGACCTGGGTCCCCCAGTTCATCTCGCCGGCGACGACCTGGCCGGCGGTGCGAAGGCCCGGCGAGACGTAGGCGACCGACGGGCACTCCTCTCGGATCGCCTGGACGTCGTCGGCCTTGAGGGACGACTCGCCCGTGTGGATGCGCGCCCCCGACTGCGTCGTCGCGCCGGGGAAGATCATGATGAAGTTCGTGCCGAGCGAGGAGATGTTGTCCTGGATGGAGCGCGACGCTCCCGAGCCGACGGCGTTCATCGCGATCACGCACGCGACGCCGATCACGATCCCGAGCATGGTCAGGACCGAGCGCATCTTGTTGCGCAGGATCGCCTTCAGGCCGACGCGGACGATGTTCCCCGTGCGGAGCAGTCCCGACCTCATGCGCGCACCTGAGGGACGGGCTCGTCGACGACGACCTTCCCGTCGCGGAAGACGACGCGGCGCTTGGCGTGCTTCGCGACGTCGTGCTCGTGGGTGATCAGGATCACGGTCTTCCCGGCGTCGTTGAGGTCCTGGAAGATCTTCAGGACCTCCTCGCTCGTGCGCGAGTCGAGGTTGCCGGTCGGCTCGTCGGCGAGCAGGACGGGAGGGTCGGTGATGAGCGCCCGGGCGATCGCGACGCGTTGCTGCTGCCCGCCGGAGAGCTGCGAGGAGGTGTGTTTCTCGCGCCCGGCGAGGCCGACGCGGCGGAGGACCTCCTTCGCGCGCTCGTGGCGGCCCGCGCCGTCGATCGTCCCCGCGCCGTAGAGGAGGGGGAGCTCGACGTTCTCGATCGCGGTCGTCCGGGCGAGGAGATTGAAGCTCTGGAAGACGAATCCGATCTTGCCGTTGCGGATCTCGGCGCGGGCGTTGGCGTCGAGGCCGGAAACGTCCACGCCGTCGAGGACGTAGCTCCCCGACGTCGGCCGGTCGAGGCAGCCGACGATGTTCATGAGCGTCGATTTTCCCGAGCCCGACGGCCCCATCACC is a window encoding:
- a CDS encoding ABC transporter ATP-binding protein, translating into MSAPLLEIRDLVKIYRMGETEVRALDGVTLTIAHGEFVAVMGPSGSGKSTLMNIVGCLDRPTSGSYVLDGVDVSGLDANARAEIRNGKIGFVFQSFNLLARTTAIENVELPLLYGAGTIDGAGRHERAKEVLRRVGLAGREKHTSSQLSGGQQQRVAIARALITDPPVLLADEPTGNLDSRTSEEVLKIFQDLNDAGKTVILITHEHDVAKHAKRRVVFRDGKVVVDEPVPQVRA